A genome region from Rhodopseudomonas boonkerdii includes the following:
- a CDS encoding ChbG/HpnK family deacetylase: MSGGMPRKITLCADDYGMSPGVNRGIRELIARKRLNATSVMVVGPAIGRDDVSALQGVVAMNRDCAIGLHVTLTSPFHPLTMHYRPLLDGLFLPLGKMLRAGALRRLDPEMIQGEVAAQIAKFVTLFGAPPAYVDGHQHVQTFPQVRDPFLRAVTAGAPGAWVRQSGRVHPLSQRLDAPKALLLDTLSATFRKRAARLGVAYNPGFAGAYDFAKAPDFGALMARFLDGLPDGGLVMCHPGYVDDVLVDLDPFTDQREREYAYLASDDFVRLLDEKKVTLF, from the coding sequence ATGAGCGGCGGCATGCCGCGAAAAATCACGCTCTGCGCCGACGACTACGGCATGAGCCCTGGCGTCAATCGCGGCATCCGCGAACTGATCGCGCGCAAGCGGCTGAATGCGACATCGGTGATGGTTGTCGGCCCCGCCATCGGCCGCGACGACGTGAGTGCGTTGCAGGGCGTCGTCGCCATGAACCGCGACTGCGCCATCGGCCTGCATGTGACGCTGACGTCGCCGTTTCATCCGCTGACCATGCATTATCGTCCGCTGCTGGACGGCCTCTTCCTGCCGCTGGGCAAGATGCTGCGGGCAGGCGCGTTGCGCCGGCTCGATCCCGAAATGATCCAGGGTGAAGTCGCAGCGCAGATCGCCAAATTCGTCACGCTGTTTGGAGCGCCACCCGCTTATGTGGACGGCCATCAGCATGTGCAGACTTTTCCGCAGGTGCGCGATCCATTCCTGCGCGCCGTGACAGCCGGAGCGCCCGGCGCCTGGGTGCGCCAGTCCGGGCGCGTGCATCCGCTGTCGCAGCGGCTTGATGCGCCGAAGGCGCTGTTGCTGGATACGCTGAGCGCGACGTTTCGCAAGCGGGCGGCACGGCTCGGCGTGGCGTACAATCCGGGCTTTGCCGGCGCCTATGATTTCGCGAAAGCCCCGGATTTCGGTGCGCTGATGGCGCGGTTTCTCGACGGCCTGCCCGATGGCGGCCTCGTGATGTGTCATCCCGGTTATGTGGACGATGTGCTGGTCGATCTCGACCCGTTCACCGACCAGCGCGAGCGGGAATATGCGTATCTGGCGAGCGATGATTTCGTGCGGTTGCTGGACGAGAAGAAGGTGACGCTCTTTTGA
- a CDS encoding MFS transporter: MTAWRDLVFGPGRAVVVLALTQILTWGILIYPPVLTMPLLTAAHGWSLAFGMAGFTLGLVTSGLLSPYVGGLIDRHGGNVVMASGALAGALGLALMPVAMHPVAYFACWLLLGTAMATNLYDPAFATLTRIFGANARRQITFVTFAGGFASTVGWPATHLLLAKLGWQGTYLTFAAVFAFVVAPLHAFALPRHVADMPVSVPQTAAAPAQAFLPPAGAAFLLLATAFALYSFILSGVTSNLLALLDRGGLGAAEAVAVGAMFGPAQVASRLADFVLAKRTHPLWIARGAVVLVASAFALLALLGVSFPVAALFAIGFGAANGVMTIARGALPLLMFGPVGYGRVIGRIARPAQFVQAFAPFVVASAVQTLPDRGVLVLGAVAALVVLGCFLGIKTPGDARR, translated from the coding sequence ATGACCGCATGGCGCGACCTCGTTTTCGGACCGGGCCGCGCCGTTGTCGTTCTGGCGCTCACGCAGATCCTCACTTGGGGAATCCTGATCTACCCACCCGTACTGACTATGCCGCTTCTGACTGCGGCCCATGGCTGGTCGCTGGCGTTCGGTATGGCCGGCTTCACCCTTGGCCTCGTCACGTCGGGCCTGCTGTCGCCTTATGTGGGCGGCCTGATCGATCGTCACGGCGGCAATGTGGTGATGGCCTCCGGCGCGCTTGCCGGCGCGCTCGGCCTCGCCCTGATGCCCGTCGCCATGCATCCCGTCGCCTATTTCGCCTGCTGGCTGCTGCTCGGCACGGCGATGGCCACCAATCTCTATGACCCCGCCTTCGCCACGCTGACCCGTATCTTCGGCGCCAATGCGCGCCGGCAGATCACTTTCGTCACCTTTGCCGGCGGTTTTGCCTCCACCGTCGGCTGGCCGGCGACGCATCTGTTGCTCGCCAAACTCGGCTGGCAGGGGACGTATCTGACCTTCGCCGCGGTATTCGCCTTCGTCGTCGCCCCGCTGCACGCGTTCGCACTGCCGCGTCATGTTGCGGACATGCCGGTTTCGGTCCCGCAGACCGCCGCCGCGCCGGCGCAAGCCTTCCTGCCGCCGGCTGGAGCGGCATTCCTGCTGCTCGCCACCGCTTTCGCTCTCTACAGTTTCATTCTGTCCGGCGTCACCTCGAACCTGCTCGCGCTGCTCGATCGTGGTGGCCTTGGCGCCGCCGAGGCGGTGGCGGTCGGCGCCATGTTCGGCCCCGCCCAGGTCGCCTCGCGCCTTGCCGATTTTGTCCTGGCGAAGCGCACGCATCCGTTGTGGATCGCCCGCGGCGCCGTGGTGCTGGTAGCGTCGGCTTTCGCGCTGCTGGCGCTGCTCGGCGTGTCATTCCCGGTGGCGGCGCTGTTCGCCATCGGTTTCGGCGCCGCCAATGGCGTGATGACCATCGCCCGCGGCGCGCTGCCGCTGCTGATGTTCGGCCCCGTCGGCTATGGACGTGTCATCGGCCGCATCGCGCGTCCCGCGCAATTCGTGCAGGCCTTCGCGCCCTTCGTCGTCGCCTCGGCGGTGCAGACGCTGCCGGATCGCGGCGTGCTCGTTCTCGGCGCGGTAGCGGCGCTGGTCGTGCTCGGATGCTTCCTCGGAATCAAAACGCCGGGCGATGCCCGGCGTTGA
- a CDS encoding protein phosphatase CheZ yields the protein MSVRRKRFRIEEVFGTPASATESDGGESMPMHREIMAELRAIRAQMAAPASGYNAVTDEVGAAAQKQIEEAQALLATYRAQIEQCEKLKIELDLIHDAITRTKQEIAVLHGKSFDGEEMAKVNGELGAVVGGTEEATQQILAAAEAIDNAAAAAGKVGSPEQQRQLLEEISDNVVSIFEACNFQDLTGQRISKVMNTMKFIENRIIAMMDIWGGVDEIKAHAPAKIDNRSDDEKLLNGPKLDGDDGHASQDDIDALFN from the coding sequence ATGTCTGTTCGTCGCAAACGATTTCGCATTGAAGAAGTATTCGGCACGCCTGCTTCCGCTACCGAGAGCGATGGTGGCGAGTCGATGCCGATGCATCGCGAGATCATGGCCGAACTGCGCGCCATCCGCGCACAGATGGCGGCGCCCGCATCGGGATACAATGCCGTGACGGACGAAGTCGGCGCTGCCGCGCAGAAGCAGATCGAGGAAGCACAAGCCCTGCTCGCCACCTATCGCGCGCAGATCGAGCAGTGCGAAAAGCTGAAGATCGAACTCGACCTCATCCACGACGCCATCACCCGCACCAAGCAGGAAATCGCCGTGTTGCACGGCAAGAGCTTCGACGGCGAAGAGATGGCCAAGGTCAATGGCGAACTCGGTGCGGTCGTCGGGGGCACCGAGGAAGCCACCCAGCAGATTCTCGCTGCGGCCGAAGCCATCGACAACGCGGCGGCTGCCGCCGGCAAGGTCGGCTCTCCCGAACAGCAGCGGCAATTGCTGGAAGAGATCAGCGACAATGTCGTCTCGATCTTCGAGGCCTGCAACTTCCAGGACCTCACCGGCCAGCGCATCAGCAAGGTGATGAACACCATGAAGTTCATCGAAAATCGCATCATCGCGATGATGGACATCTGGGGCGGCGTCGACGAGATCAAGGCGCATGCGCCGGCCAAGATCGACAATCGCAGCGATGACGAGAAGCTGCTCAACGGCCCGAAGCTCGACGGCGACGACGGCCACGCCTCGCAAGACGATATCGACGCGCTGTTCAACTGA
- a CDS encoding ATP phosphoribosyltransferase regulatory subunit has translation MTKPAWTDTLLHSFAEAGYVHASPAILQPAEPFLDLSGEDIRKSLYLTTDLSGEELCLRPDLTIPVARDYLASTAAGQPAGFSYFGPVFRYRHGKPSEFQQAGIESFGRPDRAAADAEMLVLALNAAAALGQPSVEIKTGDVALFAALIEALDLYPVWKRRLVKDFNRQANLAQDLDRLTLAESPVRNEYEGVLAALAGSDRKAALALVTDLMSIAGATNLGGRSVAAIADRFLEQSTLKGGALPKDALGHIKRFLAIAGTPDDAVAELRKLAADAKLDLTAAIDEFEQRIGFMAAGGIDTGRIQFATAFGRGLDYYTGFEFELHGIGNGIEPPLVAGGRYDKLLSQLGAQNPIPAVGFSIWIDAFSSRAGDAS, from the coding sequence ATGACCAAACCCGCCTGGACGGACACCCTGCTGCACTCGTTTGCCGAGGCGGGCTATGTTCATGCGTCGCCGGCGATTTTGCAGCCGGCGGAGCCGTTTCTCGACCTTTCCGGCGAGGATATCCGCAAAAGCCTGTATCTGACGACGGATTTGTCGGGTGAAGAACTGTGCCTGCGGCCGGATCTGACGATTCCGGTGGCGCGGGACTATCTCGCCTCGACAGCGGCCGGGCAGCCGGCAGGGTTCAGTTATTTCGGCCCGGTTTTCCGCTATCGCCATGGAAAACCTAGCGAATTCCAGCAAGCCGGGATCGAGTCCTTCGGCCGTCCCGATCGCGCCGCTGCGGACGCCGAAATGCTGGTCCTGGCATTGAATGCTGCGGCCGCACTGGGGCAACCCAGTGTCGAAATCAAGACGGGCGACGTCGCCCTGTTCGCCGCCCTGATCGAAGCGCTGGACCTCTATCCGGTCTGGAAACGCCGCCTGGTGAAAGATTTCAACCGCCAGGCGAACCTTGCTCAAGACCTCGACCGGTTGACCCTGGCCGAGTCGCCGGTGCGGAACGAGTACGAAGGCGTTCTCGCCGCCCTCGCCGGTTCCGACCGCAAGGCGGCGCTGGCGCTGGTCACCGATCTCATGTCGATTGCCGGAGCAACCAATCTCGGCGGCCGTTCGGTCGCGGCAATCGCCGACCGCTTTCTCGAACAATCGACGCTCAAGGGCGGCGCGCTGCCGAAGGATGCGCTGGGGCACATCAAGCGCTTCCTCGCCATCGCGGGCACGCCCGACGATGCGGTGGCCGAGCTGCGCAAGCTGGCGGCGGACGCGAAGCTCGATCTCACGGCGGCGATCGACGAATTCGAACAGCGTATCGGCTTCATGGCTGCCGGTGGCATCGACACCGGCCGGATCCAGTTCGCCACCGCCTTCGGCCGCGGGCTCGACTACTACACCGGCTTTGAATTCGAGCTGCACGGCATCGGCAATGGCATCGAGCCGCCGCTGGTCGCAGGCGGTCGCTATGACAAGCTGCTGTCGCAACTCGGCGCACAAAATCCCATTCCTGCCGTCGGCTTCTCGATCTGGATCGACGCGTTCTCCTCGCGCGCGGGAGACGCGTCATGA
- the hisG gene encoding ATP phosphoribosyltransferase, whose product MTSPFVVAVPSKGRLQENAEAFFSRAGLTLTKAGGARDYRGTIAGLDNVEIAYLSASEIAANLARGAVHLGITGEDLLRENIVDADKRVALIEGLGFGRADVVVAVPQAWIDVRTMADLDDVATGFRAQHNRRMRVATKYINLTRAYFAAHGVMDYRIVESAGATEGAPATGTAELIVDITTTGATLAANGLKVLDNGVMLRSQANLVASRDADWSPAARETARVILDHIAARARASKYKEVRTRFAGCNRALLDEAHNRFGVVSPFGGPTSSGMVTLHCPPAQIYALGSFLRDHGADTVSVASLDYVLDRENPLFAKLEAFLR is encoded by the coding sequence ATGACATCACCTTTCGTCGTCGCCGTCCCGTCCAAGGGACGCCTGCAGGAAAATGCGGAAGCCTTCTTCAGCCGAGCCGGACTGACACTGACAAAAGCAGGCGGAGCGCGCGATTATCGCGGCACCATCGCCGGCCTCGACAATGTCGAAATCGCCTATCTCTCCGCCAGCGAAATCGCAGCGAACCTCGCACGCGGCGCGGTGCATCTCGGCATCACCGGCGAAGACCTGCTGCGTGAGAACATCGTCGATGCCGACAAGCGCGTGGCGCTGATCGAAGGCCTCGGTTTCGGCCGCGCCGATGTAGTCGTTGCCGTGCCGCAAGCGTGGATCGACGTACGCACCATGGCCGATCTCGACGACGTCGCCACCGGGTTTCGCGCCCAGCACAATCGCCGCATGCGCGTCGCGACCAAATATATCAACCTTACGCGCGCCTATTTCGCCGCGCATGGCGTGATGGACTATCGCATCGTCGAAAGCGCCGGCGCCACCGAAGGCGCACCGGCCACCGGAACCGCCGAGCTGATCGTCGATATCACCACCACCGGTGCGACGCTGGCTGCCAACGGCCTCAAGGTGCTCGACAACGGCGTAATGCTGCGCAGCCAGGCCAACCTCGTCGCCTCGCGCGATGCCGACTGGTCGCCGGCCGCGCGCGAAACCGCACGCGTGATCCTCGATCACATCGCCGCCCGCGCCCGCGCCAGCAAGTACAAGGAAGTGCGCACGCGCTTCGCCGGCTGCAACCGGGCGCTGCTCGACGAGGCACACAACCGCTTCGGCGTGGTGTCGCCGTTCGGCGGCCCGACCTCGTCCGGCATGGTGACGCTGCACTGCCCTCCGGCGCAGATCTACGCGCTGGGCAGTTTTCTGCGCGACCACGGCGCGGACACCGTCTCGGTTGCCTCGCTGGATTACGTGCTCGACCGCGAGAACCCGCTGTTTGCGAAGCTCGAGGCGTTCTTGCGGTAG
- a CDS encoding DUF6101 family protein, which produces MRHQTATEASASPSTVGSSSTVRLDPHSLPLRFEAHDTRADGSIRRVELHRERVVLHRAVRGMRMAINVRVSDFMGVALRGLDDGKMLVLKHRDPSLSIPLLVSSDMEEIEMAWPMWSEIFALPQLPEEKAAEPAQRRRRRNAIRERRPKFLMRRRVGALLNAPGSYKGEREIIARN; this is translated from the coding sequence GTGAGGCATCAAACAGCAACCGAGGCTTCGGCCTCACCATCGACCGTGGGATCGAGCAGCACCGTGCGGCTCGATCCCCACTCACTACCGCTTCGTTTCGAAGCGCATGATACCCGCGCCGACGGCAGCATTCGGCGTGTCGAACTGCATCGCGAGCGCGTCGTCCTGCACCGTGCCGTCCGCGGCATGCGCATGGCAATCAATGTGCGCGTCAGCGATTTCATGGGTGTCGCGCTGCGCGGTCTCGACGACGGCAAGATGCTCGTGCTGAAGCATCGCGACCCGTCATTGTCGATCCCGCTGCTCGTGAGCTCGGACATGGAGGAGATCGAGATGGCCTGGCCGATGTGGAGCGAAATCTTCGCTCTTCCGCAATTGCCGGAAGAGAAAGCAGCCGAGCCGGCGCAGCGCCGCCGTCGTCGTAACGCTATTCGCGAACGTCGCCCGAAATTCCTGATGCGCCGCCGCGTCGGCGCATTGCTCAACGCGCCCGGCAGCTACAAGGGCGAGCGCGAGATCATCGCGCGGAATTGA
- a CDS encoding L,D-transpeptidase: MFRKLTCALLASASFVVVNAVPAAAIDAVTPYAQPEVIYAAPVQRPAPQRVASQRGNLGGGFIEFLFSDGAHGSDYGPSYRSAPDAQYSYEPRRRMLPPMEPDQRVMYQREESIDPARPAMDPKYLPQTVAYDGREGAGTIVVDTANKFLYLVQDGGKAMRYGIGVGRPGFTWQGVKTITAKKEWPSWTPPKEMLARRPDLPRYMEGGPENPLGARAMYLGSSLYRIHGSNEPWTIGTNVSSGCFRMRNEDVIDLYGRVNVGAKVVVI, translated from the coding sequence ATGTTCAGAAAGCTCACCTGTGCGCTCCTTGCGAGTGCATCCTTTGTCGTTGTGAATGCAGTCCCTGCGGCGGCGATCGACGCCGTCACGCCTTACGCCCAGCCCGAAGTCATCTATGCCGCGCCGGTGCAGCGTCCGGCGCCGCAGCGCGTCGCCAGCCAGCGTGGCAATCTGGGCGGCGGCTTCATCGAGTTCCTGTTCAGCGACGGCGCCCATGGTTCGGACTATGGACCGAGCTATCGGAGCGCGCCGGATGCGCAGTATTCCTATGAGCCGCGCCGCCGCATGCTGCCGCCGATGGAGCCGGACCAGCGTGTGATGTATCAGCGCGAGGAGTCCATTGATCCGGCGCGTCCGGCGATGGACCCGAAATATCTGCCGCAGACCGTCGCCTATGACGGCAGGGAAGGCGCGGGCACCATCGTCGTCGACACGGCGAACAAGTTTCTCTATCTGGTGCAGGATGGCGGCAAGGCGATGCGTTACGGCATCGGCGTCGGCCGTCCCGGCTTCACCTGGCAGGGCGTGAAGACGATCACGGCGAAGAAGGAGTGGCCGTCGTGGACTCCGCCGAAGGAGATGCTGGCGCGGCGTCCCGATCTGCCGCGCTACATGGAAGGCGGTCCGGAAAATCCGCTCGGCGCGCGTGCCATGTATCTGGGCTCGTCGCTCTATCGCATTCACGGTTCGAACGAGCCCTGGACCATCGGTACGAATGTGTCGTCGGGCTGCTTCCGCATGCGCAATGAAGATGTGATCGATCTGTACGGCCGCGTGAATGTCGGCGCCAAGGTCGTGGTGATTTAA
- a CDS encoding co-chaperone GroES, translating into MAKTKFRPLHDRIVVKRITADEKTKGGIIIPDSAKEKPSEGEVIAVGPGGRDEAGKLIPIDIKVGDKVLFGKWSGTEIKLDGEELLIMKESDIMGVVG; encoded by the coding sequence ATGGCCAAGACCAAGTTCCGTCCGCTGCACGACCGCATCGTCGTCAAGCGCATCACCGCCGACGAAAAGACCAAGGGCGGCATCATCATCCCCGACAGCGCCAAGGAAAAGCCCTCCGAGGGCGAAGTGATTGCCGTGGGACCGGGCGGCCGCGACGAAGCCGGCAAGCTGATCCCGATCGACATCAAGGTCGGCGACAAGGTGCTGTTCGGCAAGTGGTCGGGCACCGAGATCAAGCTCGACGGCGAAGAACTCCTCATCATGAAGGAGTCGGACATCATGGGCGTGGTGGGCTAA
- a CDS encoding glycosyltransferase family 2 protein — translation MMLGSDVSDLTTDARTAAAQGLSLVVPCYNEAPGLAALHDKLVSLARTLKARYGLACEVVYVDDGSRDDTLKIAQTLPPDDIDVQVISLSRNFGKEAALMAGLDHVKKGAVLFMDGDGQHPPAFVEKLVHHWIVDGYDVVFTAKAHRDNESFLLRTAVRGFYALINWGARTKIPEDAGDFRLLSPRAAAALRQLPERNRFFKGLATWIGFRQLRVDYEPQPRAHGVSSFNPKALIGLSIEGLTSFSVAPLRLASMFGVLFAGAAFLFGISILWETMVDGKSVPGYPSIIVGVMTIGGVQLIMIGVLGEYIGKILSELKGRPVYFIAEHSVKPSAPEAAATLAPGGAANAAPGRTAAE, via the coding sequence ATGATGCTGGGCAGTGACGTTTCCGACCTCACCACCGACGCGCGCACTGCGGCTGCGCAGGGCCTCTCGCTGGTCGTGCCCTGCTACAATGAAGCGCCCGGCCTCGCCGCGCTGCACGACAAGCTCGTCAGCCTCGCCCGCACATTGAAGGCGCGCTACGGCCTTGCCTGCGAGGTCGTCTATGTCGATGACGGCAGCCGCGACGACACGCTGAAGATCGCACAGACGCTGCCGCCCGACGACATCGACGTGCAGGTAATCTCGCTATCGCGCAATTTCGGCAAGGAAGCCGCGCTGATGGCCGGTCTCGATCACGTCAAGAAAGGCGCCGTGCTGTTCATGGATGGCGACGGCCAGCACCCGCCGGCATTCGTCGAGAAACTGGTGCATCACTGGATCGTCGATGGCTATGACGTGGTTTTCACGGCCAAGGCGCATCGCGACAATGAAAGCTTCCTGCTCCGCACGGCCGTGCGCGGTTTCTATGCGCTGATCAATTGGGGCGCGCGCACGAAAATCCCGGAAGATGCCGGCGACTTCCGCCTGCTCTCCCCGCGCGCCGCCGCAGCACTCCGGCAGCTTCCCGAGCGCAACCGCTTCTTCAAGGGCCTCGCCACCTGGATCGGCTTCCGCCAGCTCCGCGTCGATTACGAGCCGCAGCCCCGCGCCCATGGCGTGTCGTCGTTCAACCCGAAAGCACTGATCGGCCTGTCGATCGAAGGCCTCACCTCGTTCTCGGTGGCGCCGCTGCGACTCGCCAGCATGTTCGGCGTGCTGTTTGCCGGCGCGGCCTTCCTGTTCGGCATCTCGATCCTGTGGGAGACGATGGTCGACGGCAAATCCGTGCCCGGCTATCCCTCGATCATCGTCGGCGTGATGACCATCGGCGGCGTGCAGCTGATCATGATCGGCGTGCTCGGCGAGTATATCGGCAAGATCCTGTCCGAACTGAAAGGGCGGCCGGTCTATTTCATCGCCGAACACAGCGTGAAGCCATCGGCGCCTGAAGCTGCGGCTACGCTCGCACCCGGCGGCGCGGCTAATGCCGCGCCTGGTCGGACTGCAGCGGAATGA
- a CDS encoding 16S rRNA (uracil(1498)-N(3))-methyltransferase, producing the protein MPQSDFRSPRLYVDASLATDAAIALDRSQSNYLGNVLRLNAGDPVLVFNGRDGEWQAAIAAGKRADRLLVLKPMRAQDRLRDVTYAFAPLKHARLDYMVQKAIEMGAAKLQPVITRYTQASRVNTERMRANVVEAAEQCGILSIAEVAEPLNFGKFLDQRDSNRLLIFCDEAAEVADPIAALAGARAASAGGIDILIGPEGGFAEEERALLLKQPNILRLALGPRIMRADTAAVAALAVTQAVLGDWTTQP; encoded by the coding sequence ATGCCGCAATCGGATTTCCGCAGCCCCCGCCTCTATGTTGACGCAAGCCTTGCGACGGATGCGGCCATCGCCCTCGACCGCAGCCAGAGCAACTATCTCGGCAATGTCCTGCGCCTGAATGCGGGCGATCCGGTGCTGGTCTTCAACGGCCGCGACGGCGAATGGCAGGCCGCCATCGCCGCTGGCAAACGCGCCGACAGGCTGTTGGTTCTCAAGCCGATGCGCGCGCAGGACCGGCTGCGCGACGTTACCTACGCCTTCGCACCGCTGAAACATGCGCGCCTGGACTACATGGTGCAGAAAGCCATCGAGATGGGCGCGGCTAAGCTGCAACCGGTGATCACGCGCTATACGCAGGCGAGCCGGGTCAATACCGAGCGCATGCGCGCGAATGTGGTGGAAGCCGCTGAACAATGCGGCATTCTCAGCATCGCGGAGGTCGCCGAACCCTTGAATTTCGGCAAGTTCCTGGATCAGCGCGACAGCAACCGGCTGCTGATTTTCTGCGACGAAGCTGCAGAAGTCGCCGATCCGATCGCCGCCCTGGCCGGCGCGCGCGCTGCTTCGGCTGGCGGAATCGACATCCTGATCGGACCCGAGGGCGGATTTGCCGAGGAAGAACGGGCACTTCTGTTGAAGCAGCCAAACATTCTGCGGCTGGCGCTGGGGCCACGGATCATGCGGGCGGATACCGCGGCGGTGGCTGCACTGGCGGTGACCCAGGCTGTGCTGGGCGATTGGACTACCCAGCCGTAG
- the ubiA gene encoding 4-hydroxybenzoate octaprenyltransferase: MSDAAARVADATANNWVDRVAPLWSRPYLRLSRFDRPIGSWLLLMPCWWSAALASGVAGRLDQLLQMIVLFFIGAFVMRGAGCTWNDITDRDLDAKVERTRSRPIPAGQVTAKKAFAWLVLQALIGLVVLLQFNSFAIATGIASLAIVAAYPFMKRITYWPQSVLGLAFSWGALMGFAVVFARIDAMALLLYAGSICWVIAYDTIYAHQDTEDDALIGIKSTALLFGARTQSALIVFYGLAVALISVALRLGGAGWPAWIGLIAFAAHLAWQITRIDIKDSALCLRLFKSNRDAGLLLFAGLLVDAMMRAA; the protein is encoded by the coding sequence ATGAGCGACGCGGCTGCTCGCGTTGCCGATGCGACCGCCAACAATTGGGTCGATCGCGTAGCCCCTCTGTGGTCGCGCCCCTATCTGAGGCTGTCGCGGTTCGACCGCCCCATCGGCTCCTGGCTGCTGCTGATGCCATGCTGGTGGTCCGCGGCGCTCGCCTCCGGCGTTGCGGGGCGGCTCGATCAGCTGCTCCAGATGATCGTGCTGTTCTTCATCGGCGCTTTCGTCATGCGCGGCGCCGGCTGCACCTGGAACGACATCACCGATCGTGATCTCGATGCCAAGGTCGAGCGTACCCGCTCGCGGCCGATCCCGGCGGGGCAGGTGACGGCGAAGAAGGCATTCGCCTGGCTCGTTCTGCAGGCGCTGATCGGCCTCGTCGTACTGCTCCAGTTCAACAGTTTTGCGATTGCGACCGGCATCGCCTCGCTGGCGATCGTCGCAGCCTACCCCTTCATGAAGCGCATCACCTATTGGCCGCAGAGCGTGCTCGGCCTTGCGTTCTCATGGGGCGCGCTGATGGGCTTTGCCGTCGTCTTCGCCCGTATCGATGCGATGGCGCTGCTGCTCTATGCCGGCTCGATCTGCTGGGTGATCGCCTATGACACGATCTACGCGCATCAGGACACAGAAGACGATGCGCTGATCGGCATCAAGTCGACGGCGTTGCTGTTTGGTGCACGCACCCAATCGGCATTGATCGTTTTTTACGGTCTGGCTGTCGCATTGATCAGCGTTGCGCTGCGGCTCGGCGGCGCAGGCTGGCCGGCATGGATCGGTCTGATCGCTTTTGCTGCGCATCTCGCCTGGCAGATCACGCGCATCGACATCAAGGATTCCGCGCTGTGCCTGCGGCTGTTCAAGTCGAACAGGGATGCGGGACTGCTGTTGTTTGCGGGACTGCTGGTGGATGCGATGATGCGGGCTGCGTAG
- a CDS encoding DUF2076 domain-containing protein → MTPQERQLVDDLFDRLSKVEGGPRDPDALDAIAQGQRKAPNAVYALVQTVLLQDEALKRAHDRIQELERGGAPEPAPQGGFLDSMRDALFGGGQPQGGAAPRGSVPSVRPAEPARPSWNTGQVLGGQPQGGYGQGGYGQQGGYGQPPMGQQPFGQSQPQAGGGGGSFLGTAAAAAAGVVGGSLLLNSIRGMMGGSHQQGLSDAANAGGRSPWGSDSGSSGGNLADQAGVNDIGSNRQGSGNFDQAQYDRDQRQADYDQDQDQDQDDGDYDAMDMDSDDSDYA, encoded by the coding sequence ATGACACCGCAAGAACGCCAACTGGTTGACGATCTCTTTGACCGGCTCAGCAAGGTCGAAGGCGGGCCGCGTGACCCCGATGCGCTGGACGCCATCGCGCAGGGCCAGCGCAAGGCGCCGAATGCCGTCTACGCACTGGTGCAGACGGTGTTGCTGCAGGACGAGGCGTTGAAGCGCGCCCATGACCGCATTCAGGAACTGGAGCGCGGCGGCGCGCCGGAACCGGCGCCGCAGGGCGGTTTTCTCGATTCCATGCGCGATGCGCTGTTCGGAGGCGGCCAGCCGCAAGGCGGCGCTGCCCCGCGCGGCTCCGTGCCGAGCGTGCGCCCGGCCGAGCCGGCCCGGCCCTCGTGGAATACCGGTCAGGTGCTCGGCGGTCAGCCGCAGGGCGGCTATGGTCAGGGCGGTTACGGCCAGCAAGGCGGCTACGGCCAGCCGCCGATGGGCCAGCAGCCATTCGGACAGTCACAGCCGCAGGCCGGCGGTGGCGGCGGCTCGTTCCTCGGCACAGCTGCTGCGGCGGCGGCCGGCGTGGTCGGCGGCTCGCTGCTGCTCAACAGCATCCGCGGCATGATGGGCGGCAGCCATCAACAGGGCCTGAGCGACGCCGCCAATGCCGGCGGCAGAAGTCCGTGGGGGAGCGACTCCGGATCGTCCGGCGGAAACCTCGCGGATCAGGCAGGCGTCAACGACATCGGATCGAACCGGCAGGGCTCCGGCAATTTCGATCAGGCGCAATATGACCGCGACCAGCGCCAAGCCGATTACGACCAGGATCAGGACCAGGATCAGGACGATGGCGATTACGACGCCATGGACATGGATTCGGACGACAGCGATTACGCGTAA